The following DNA comes from Rosa rugosa chromosome 5, drRosRugo1.1, whole genome shotgun sequence.
gggctcgctacccaacaccctctgctccgtgtagctccccctcaacaaacaattttccgaccatccggaggtccatcttagccggggagtgggggactccctggagggcctagcaggggcccacccgaaagggtataaagcgtttgctcagtaaatccatggttgacaacgcactgacgctaattatgttgttgcaagtctagcggaagataacaCTTCAAACCgttgaacaactccccaaccaagattgccctccttgactggggacttgggggacttgtacatacatgtacatttacaagcataattagctataatgggctacgctcattgtaccatCAGGactactaattcccgccaaaggaataacacacagatacacagccaggcgagctacagcttgagcctcggatcacccccagatcaccgccgacgcgccgccacacgccgtgccaagatggcatcagaagctcctgaagctggggactgaagcacatcagtcccacatcgaaaacaaggagaatatcagtctcctcctcacctataaaaggttctctcctctctcctcattaattacgcatttactactcatttattgttatgctgtctatatgcattgactgacttaggcatcggagaagtgaagaccgcccaacgcggtctccctctgacaccctgtctttcgtttgacagctagcgaagatcaccgaatccacagagtagcggtccgcccaccggacccgcgttaaacgaaggtttggctaccgccagactttgagcattaacacaaaaaaaaaagaaggaatatAATTTCTGTAGTTAGAAAACAAACGTAGCAGCTGAGAACATAAATCAAGCCAATCCTTGGCCTtcaattttcccaaatttttgtCTCTTTTCACGACTAGTCTCACTCTACTATCAAATATCaccctcaattcttttttttggtctaaTGACCTTTACTCTAACCAAGTTCAATTTGTATGAACCTTTAAATAACTCGGATGCTTCTTAGTCATCTTTGATAATTAGAATATTTCAGTCAGTTGATATATCATAGATAACTAGAGCATAAGTATGCAAAGAAAGAAGAGTACGTTAGATTTTTTAATTACCTAACAGTAGATAGTCTGAAATTTAAAACTATACTTGCaaataagaaaaatatattttaccataatatttttaaattatttagaACTAGGTCAAAAAAACATTCCGACACTTTGAGAAACACACtatattttcttaaataatagtatatataatattttttaattattaaagtACATATGCATATAACTAACTAGGTTAAAGGGCATTATTGTAAATTTTAAACAAACCTTCAAAGGGCATTATAAGAAATTTTCTATAATACCCTTCCAATGGTTTATTTGGTAGTATAAATTCAACCACGTACATAGCCACAATTCTTATCTTTTTCACTCACCCCTCACAGTCTCTTGTTATCGTAATCAAAAATGGGAAAGCTCTCTAAGGCCGAGAAGAAGATCAACTACGATGCCAAGCTCTGCCGGCTTCTCGACGACTACGCCCAGGTTCTCATCGTCGCCGCCGATAACGTCGGCTCCAATCAGCTCCAGAACATCCGCCAGGGCTTACGCGGCCACTCCATCGTTCTCATGGGGAAGAACACCATGATGAAGAGGTCCATCAAGATCCATGCTGAAAAGACCGGTAACAATGCTATTCTCAACCTCGTCCCCCTCCTCGTGGTAACTTTCTCGCCCTCCCTCTTAACTTTTACCGCacatgtttttactttttattgcTATTCATCATTTGCGTGATTTGTTGCCTAGGGTAATGTGGGTTTGATCTTCACCAAGGGGGATTTGAAGGAAGTGAAAGAAGAGGTTGCCAAGTACAAGGTGAGATTTTACtcgatcgtttttttttttaatttttttgtttatataattTGTTTGACATGTTGAGTGCGTATTGGTCTTGATTGTGTTACGTTGATGATATGATAGTGTTGTAATATTTGGTTTAGAGAAATTTGGAAATGAATGGGATGAGATTCTTAGTGTTAGTGATTTCCTAGTAGATAATAAGAAACTGATGCCGTGTGTTTGTGTATATAGTGAGTTTCTGGATGATTATTCACTCCTTGATTACGTGCTTTATTTATGATTTGCGTTTAGCTGATGGAATTAAGGTGATAGTTTTATTATTGTTGGTTCTttctttgattgattgattgattgatgatCACAATGCCACTTTGTTTGCGGCAGTGTGATACTCCGAGGCTATCCGAGGCTATAGATGTTTATGAAAGATGCTGTGTTTATTTAGGACAGTGCACTTCTGTGTTTGATAGTAACAAATTGGTCTTCAAAATGCCTTTATATGTGCTGTTTTGTTTGGGGAGGTGTAATACATTGTTCTTTGTTTATATGTTTTACCGCAACTAGCTGATCTTACAGTTCATTCTGATTGTATAGGTTGGGGCCCCTGCTCGTGTGGGTTTGGTTGCTCCAGTTGATGTTGTTGTTCCTCCTGGCAACACTGGACTCGACCCATCCCAGACCTCTTTCTTCCAGGTTTGTTGCATTCGTTCAGGTTCACTAActtcttttattatttgttgAGGACTTGGGAATTCTGACCTGCACATTACCCATTTCAGGTGCTTAACATTCCAACTAAGATTAACAAGGGAACTGTGGAAATCATTACCCCTGTTGAACTTATTAAGAAGGGTGACAAGGTTGGGTCTTCCGAGTCTGCTCTGCTTGCCAAGCTCGGGATCAGGCCATTCTCTTATGGTCTTGTTGTCCAGATGGTGTATGAAAATGGTTCTGTTTTCAGCCCAGAGGTGCTTGATCTTACTGAGGATGATCTTGCGTTGACGTTTGCTTCTAATGTCTCCAA
Coding sequences within:
- the LOC133711064 gene encoding large ribosomal subunit protein uL10-like, with amino-acid sequence MGKLSKAEKKINYDAKLCRLLDDYAQVLIVAADNVGSNQLQNIRQGLRGHSIVLMGKNTMMKRSIKIHAEKTGNNAILNLVPLLVGNVGLIFTKGDLKEVKEEVAKYKVGAPARVGLVAPVDVVVPPGNTGLDPSQTSFFQVLNIPTKINKGTVEIITPVELIKKGDKVGSSESALLAKLGIRPFSYGLVVQMVYENGSVFSPEVLDLTEDDLALTFASNVSNVAALALAISYPTIAAAPHMFLNAYKNVLAVAVATEYSFPQADKVKEYLKDPTKFAALAAPAPAAAAAAPAAAAKVEAKKEEPSEESDEDMGLGLFD